A genomic segment from Gadus morhua chromosome 4, gadMor3.0, whole genome shotgun sequence encodes:
- the c7b gene encoding complement component C7 encodes MQAYFSIGLLSYILLLFGPHPSCCQRPLNCQWGPYGEWSQCDACTKTKVRSRPVLRFAQNGGAPCLGEAEHVLPCTSSKQCPLKTNCGARFRCTSGQCIGRSLVCNGDQDCEDGLDERGCALGSDDVCDMDKTPPNSDLTGKGYDLLTGKLRAAVINTLSFGGQCRKVYSGDNNLLYRLPQSLITYNFEVKVDNEGSDESYESSWSYMLHVQENALFQHHRITFHEEVSEGKAKRLLILKNKVVLAQFQNSAPQYLTLSEGFWRALSSLPLDYEYPFYRRLLQTYGSHYMSEGSLGGQYQALLEFDRDSLASTSTTDTDYQRCWRKVKRRLFRKKVKTVCEKLTSSLTSSGGHNTNTLRVKTNIVGGAASFISGLGVLDVEDPEANGAMYENWASSVKDFPDVIDQKLRPLYELVKEVPCAGRRRINLRQATARYLAEQHPCHCQPCRNNGRPLLSADGCSCVCQPGTSGLQCETGPVAEAIHGSWSCWSSWGACSGGERSRVRRCDNPSHSHYGSPCSGGSSERTPCEDPEIHHLKMMEPQCFGLSMPMRPTCGTPPNLLNGYIRNPKDAYAVGSSIEYQCINGHYLVGETLAQCTPNLTWTTGPMQCRKASCDPPHVRGNVIATPARATYEIGDRVSLSCPQGWALEAHEPVILCSPGLHWSPFLAGDVKCTPVLRAPTSPPDLGCKLWETQGASECVCRMAFECPPSLLLCAHLGASRTRLLSVCQLGAMRCLGRTLSLADDGECVWPASATHHTPGQICQEGRCTCQNPAECAEDSTHLCVRHGASSVAVTMTQCEAGARKCAGEQVTVISIDDCPTID; translated from the exons ATGCAG GCTTACTTTTCAATTGGTTTGTTGTCCTACATTTTACTGCTCTTTGGTCCTCATCCATCTTG TTGTCAACGGCCGTTGAACTGCCAATGGGGTCCATACGGGGAATGGTCCCAATGTGACGCTTGCACGAAAACAAAG gTACGATCTCGCCCTGTGTTGAGGTTTGCCCAGAACGGAGGGGCACCGTGCTTGGGAGAGGCTGAGCATGTGCTCCCGTGTACGTCAAGTAAACAGTGCCCGCTAAAGACGAACTGCGGGGCGAGATTCCGCTGCACCTCAG GCCAGTGTATTGGTCGGTCTCTCGTGTGTAACGGGGACCAAGACTGTGAAGATGGCCTCGATGAGAGAGGCTGTGCACTGGGCAGTGATGACGTCTGTGACATGGACAAAACTCCCCCTAACTCTGACCTAACAGGAAAAGG GTACGACTTGTTGACTGGGAAGCTGAGAGCTGCAGTTATAAACACTCTGAGCTTTGGGGGACAATGTAGGAAGGTGTACAGCGGAGACAACAACCTCCTGTACAGACTGCCACAGAGCCTCATCACGTATAACTTTGAG GTCAAAGTTGACAACGAAGGGTCAGATGAATCCTACGAGAGCTCCTGGTCTTACATGCTTCATGTtcaagaaaatgccctgtttcAGCACCACCGGATCACTTTTCATGAAGAAGTCAGCGAGGGCAAG GCTAAGAGACTCCTGATCCTGAAGAACAAAGTGGTGCTCGCCCAGTTCCAGAACAGTGCGCCCCAGTACCTCACACTGTCAGAGGGCTTCTGGAGGGCCTTGTCCTCCCTGCCGCTGGACTACGAGTATCCGTTCTACCGAAGGCTGCTGCAGACCTACGGAAGCCACTACATGTCCGAGGGCAGCCTGGGAGGACAGTACCAGGCCCTACTGGAGTTCGACCGGGATTCACTTGCATCGACAA GCACAACGGACACGGACTACCAGAGGTGTTGGAGGAAGGTGAAACGTCGTCTTTTTAGGAAAAAAGTCAAAACGGTCTGCGAGAAACTGACATCTTCACTCACATCCAGCGGTG gacacaacacaaacacccttCGCGTCAAGACCAACATAGTGGGCGGGGCGGCGAGCTTCATCAGTGGTCTGGGGGTGCTGGATGTGGAGGACCCCGAGGCCAACGGGGCCATGTACGAGAACTGGGCCTCCTCCGTCAAAGACTTCCCGGACGTCATCGACCAGAAG CTGCGGCCGCTGTATGAGCTGGTGAAGGAGGTGCCGTGCGCCGGGCGTCGGAGGATCAACCTGCGGCAGGCCACCGCCCGGTACCTGGCGGAGCAGCACCCGTGCCACTGCCAGCCGTGCCGGAACAACGGCCGGCCGCTGCTCTCCGCCGACGGGTGCTCGTGCGTCTGCCAGCCCGGCACCTCGGGGCTGCAGTGTGAGACAGGCCCCGTGGCAG AGGCCATCCATGGCAGCTGGAGCTGCTGGTCGTCTTGGGGTGCCTGTTCAGGAGGTGAGAGGTCACGGGTTCGGCGCTGTGACAACCCCAGCCACTCTCATTATGGTTCTCCGTGTTCTGGAGGGTCGTCTGAGCGCACACCATGTGAGGACCCAGAAATCCACCACCTGAA GATGATGGAGCCCCAATGCTTTGGTCTGTCTATGCCTATGAGGCCCACATGTGGCACACCTCCTAACCTCCTGAACGGATACATTCGG AACCCTAAGGATGCGTATGCGGTGGGTAGCAGCATAGAATACCAATGCATCAATGGCCACTACCTAGTCGGAGAGACCTTGGCTCAGTGCACCCCCAACCTGACCTGGACCACCGGACCCATGCAGTGTAGAA AAGCGTCATGTGACCCCCCGCACGTACGAGGCAACGTCATCGCCACGCCCGCCAGAGCGACCTATGAGATTGGAGACAGGGTCTCCTTGTCCTGTCCCCAGGGGTGGGCGCTGGAGGCCCATGAGCCCGTGATCCTGTGCAGTCCCGGGCTCCACTGGTCCCCCTTCCTGGCCGGAGACGTGAAGTGCACCCCAG TGCTGCGAGCACCCACCTCTCCCCCGGACCTGGGCTGTAAGCTGTGGGAGACCCAGGGggcctcagagtgtgtgtgcaggatggCCTTCGAGTGCCC GCCGTCCCTGCTGTTGTGCGCACACCTGGGGGCGAGCCGAACCCGCCTGCTGAGTGTGTGTCAGCTCGGGGCGATGAGGTGTCTGGGCCGTACCTTGTCATTGGCCGACGACGGCGAGTGTGTGTGGCCGGCCAGCGCTACACACCACACGCCGGGCCAAATCTGTCAAG AGGGGCGGTGCACATGTCAGAACCCTGCGGAATGTGCAGAGGACTCTACACACCTGTGCGTCCGCCACGGAGCTTCCAGTGTTGCCGTGACGATGACGCAGTGCGAGGCGGGGGCTAGGAAGTGTGCGGGAGAACAGGTCACAGTGATCAGCATAGACGACTGTCCCACAATAGACTga